Genomic window (Leisingera methylohalidivorans DSM 14336):
GATTAATTTGTGAAACCGTAATATAGTGGCCTCTCATGCCAAATGAACCTGTGTGCCGGGCGTGCGGAAAAGTCCGGGCAGCAGGGAAAGGGGGCGGGATGCTGATTGCGGTCGTGCTTGTGCTGATCGTGGCGGGGTCTGTTGCGTTCCACCTGTTAAGTCCGTGGTGGTGGACGCCGATCGCGTCGAATTGGGACTATATCGACGATACGCTGGTTATAACCTTCTGGATCACCGGCGCGGTGTTTGCCGCGGTGGTCCTGTTCATGGCCTATTGCGTCTGGAAATTCCGCCACCGGCCCGGGCACAAGGCGGAATTCGACCCGGAAAACAAGCGGCTGGAGCTGTGGCTGACCGGGGTGACCGCTGTGGGCGTGGCCGCGATGCTGGTGCCCGGGCTGTTTGTGTGGAAGCAGTTCGTCACCGTGCCCGACGACGCCACTGAACTTGAAGTTTTCGGCCAGCAATGGAACTGGGCCTACCGGCTGCCCGGCGCTGACGGGGTGCTGGGCACCGCCGATGCGGAATGGGTGAACGGGGAAAACCCCTTGGGCGTCAATCCGCATGACCGCTTTGGCAAGGATGACCTCATCATCGAGGGCGGCGAGGTTTACCTGCCGGTCGGTAAACCGGTGAAACTGCTGCTGCGCTCGATCGATGTGCTGCACAATTTCTACGTGCCCGAGTTCCGCGCCAAGATGGACATGGTTCCGGGCATGGTCACCTACATCTGGCTCACCCCCACCCGCACCGGCGCGTTCGAAGTGCTTTGCGCCGAATACTGCGGCACGGCGCATCCCTTCATGCGCGGCTATGTGAGCGTTGTGGAGGAGGAGGAATACCAGGAGTGGCTGCAGGAGCAGCTGACTTTTGAAGAGTACGCAAGCGATGCGCAGGGCAAAGAAACAACCCGCGTTGCGCAACGCCAATAGATACCAAGGCCGAAGAGGCCCGGATTGGTTGGGGCGGGGGGCAGACCGCGGGCGGAAGCAAAGCGCCCGCTTCGTTTTGCCGGAGGGTTGCCTCCGGTTTGACGGGCGCGGCCCGGTGTGCCGCCGGACGGAACGATACAAGGATTGCACGGAATTGACCTGAACGCCCCGGGAGGAACGCAATGACCGACTACTTGCCTGACCCAGACAGCAATCTGCCGCCGCGCGAAGTTGCCGATGTGATGCCGCCGCATGCGCACAGCTGGATCGGCAAGTACGTCTTCTCGCAGGATGCCAAATACATCGCCCTCCAATACTCCGGCACCGCCATTGCAATCGGCATGGTGGCGCTGGTGCTGTCCTGGCTGATGCGGCTGCAGCTGGGCTTTCCCGGCCTCTTCGACTTCATCACGCCCGAGGCCTATTACCAGTTTGTCACCATGCACGGGATGATCATG
Coding sequences:
- a CDS encoding cytochrome c oxidase subunit II; this encodes MLIAVVLVLIVAGSVAFHLLSPWWWTPIASNWDYIDDTLVITFWITGAVFAAVVLFMAYCVWKFRHRPGHKAEFDPENKRLELWLTGVTAVGVAAMLVPGLFVWKQFVTVPDDATELEVFGQQWNWAYRLPGADGVLGTADAEWVNGENPLGVNPHDRFGKDDLIIEGGEVYLPVGKPVKLLLRSIDVLHNFYVPEFRAKMDMVPGMVTYIWLTPTRTGAFEVLCAEYCGTAHPFMRGYVSVVEEEEYQEWLQEQLTFEEYASDAQGKETTRVAQRQ